In Carya illinoinensis cultivar Pawnee chromosome 10, C.illinoinensisPawnee_v1, whole genome shotgun sequence, one DNA window encodes the following:
- the LOC122279457 gene encoding uncharacterized protein LOC122279457 yields the protein MCPMRFILVFFSAILAAYFAWRTVHSSPQTDKILEDITLEKTSTIDKPEFNLKKTIQECFWVFVDMASGRYLWRNLRMNEQVKSC from the exons ATGTGTCCCATGAGGTTCATCTTGGTGTTTTTCTCGGCAATACTAGCTGCATATTTTGCATGGAGGACAGTTCATTCTTCGCCTCAGACGGACAAGATTTTAGAGGACATTACACTTGAAAAAACGTCAACGATAGATAAACcagaattcaatcttaaaaaG ACGATTCAAGAATGCTTCTGGGTGTTCGTTGACATGGCCAGCGGGAGGTACTTATGGAGGAATCTGAGGATGAATGAGCAAGTTAAGAGCTGCTAG
- the LOC122279043 gene encoding uncharacterized protein LOC122279043 — METGERNTTTCKPLEPELFLQWGNRKRVRCVRVKDPEISARLNGGIRRKITSSFASEKESFHLQPNRLSRSTEGSTLRKSASLEKERYYSTRGSVIVEENGKVSVDVNNNGIGEERGLALPKLYITLSSKEKEEDFMAMKGCKPPQRPKKRAKIIQRSVLLVSPGAWLTDMCHERYEVREKKNSKKRSRGLKSMGSMDSDSE; from the exons ATGGAGACAGGGGAGAGGAATACGACAACGTGTAAACCCTTAGAACCTGAACTTTTTTTACAGTGGGGAAATAGAAAGCGAGTCAGATGCGTGAGAGTCAAAGACCCTGAAATATCTGCTAGACTAAATGGTGGAATACGGAGGAAAATCACATCTAGCTTTGCTTCTGAGAAGGAAAGCTTCCATCTTCAACCCAATCGGCTCTCCAG GAGTACGGAGGGAAGTACGCTGCGGAAATCGGCGTCGCTGGAGAAGGAGAGGTATTATAGCACGAGAGGGTCAGTGATTGTGGAGGAAAATGGGAAGGTATCTGTGGATGTGAATAATAATGGCATTGGGGAAGAGAGAGGGTTGGCTTTGCCAAAGCTGTATATCACTCTGTCGAGCAAAGAGAAAGAGGAGGATTTTATGGCTATGAAGGGTTGTAAGCCTCCACAGAGGCCTAAGAAGAGGGCCAAGATCATCCAACGAAGTGTACTT TTGGTGAGTCCTGGGGCCTGGCTGACTGATATGTGCCATGAGAGATATGAAGTTAGAGAGAAGAAGAATTCTAAGAAG AGATCAAGAGGATTGAAGTCCATGGGGAGTATGGACAGCGATTCAGAATGA
- the LOC122279122 gene encoding ADP-glucose phosphorylase, whose protein sequence is MGSPQGRIPELRKDSVTNRWVIFSPARAKRPSDFKSKSPTTTQTQQQQDCPFCLGHEHQCAPEIFRVPPTSGPHWKIRVIENLYPALSRTLADPSAQYPILNPNPNPGSSVKVLGGFGFHDVVIETPFHSVQLSDLSPQEVGEVLLACKKRIEQLSTHDSIKFVQVFKNHGASAGASMSHSHSQILALPVVPSDVSARLDSMNEFFRETGKCSICEVRVEDLLIDESTHYFAIVPFAATFPFEIWIIPRHHSSHFHELDGAKAVDLGGLLKLMLRKISLQLNNPPFNFMIHTSPLQVTNSELPYTHWFLQIIPQLTVVAGFEIGTGCHINPVFPEDAAKVLREVQNSE, encoded by the exons ATGGGATCGCCACAGGGTCGAATCCCCGAACTTAGGAAGGACTCGGTAACGAATCGGTGGGTCATATTCTCACCGGCAAGGGCTAAGAGACCTTCCGATTTCAAGTCCAAATCCCCTACCACCACCCAAACCCAACAGCAGCAGGACTGCCCCTTCTGCCTCGGCCACGAGCACCAGTGCGCTCCCGAGATCTTCCGGGTCCCCCCTACCTCCGGCCCTCACTGGAAGATCAGGGTTATCGAGAATCTCTACCCGGCTCTCAGCCGGACTCTCGCCGACCCCTCTGCCCAATACCCTATCCTTAACCCAAACCCTAACCCGGGCTCCAGTGTTAAGGTTTTGGGAGGGTTTGGGTTTCATGATGTAGTGATCGAGACCCCATTTCACTCGGTTCAACTTTCGGATTTGTCCCCCCAGGAGGTCGGCGAGGTTCTTCTCGCTTGCAAGAAGCGGATCGAGCAGCTGTCCACCCACGACTCCATTAAATTTGTGCAG GTGTTTAAAAACCACGGTGCCTCAGCTGGGGCATCTATGAGCCACTCTCACAGTCAGATACTAGCTCTTCCAGTTGTTCCTTCCGATGTATCTGCTCGACTTGACAGTATGAATGAGTTTTTCCGTGAGACAGGGAAATGCAGTATTTGTGAAGTACGAGTGGAAGACCTCTTGATTGATGAATCGACCCATTATTTTGCGATTGTTCCATTTGCTGctacttttccttttgagatatgGATTATTCCCCGCCATCACTCTTCTCATTTTCATGAACTGGATGGTGCAAAG GCAGTTGATCTTGGTGGTTTACTGAAACTCATGCTTCGGAAGATATCATTACAGTTGAACAATCCACCATTCAATTTTATGATTCACACGTCACCACTGCAGGTCACCAATTCAGAGTTACCTTACACACATTGGTTTTTACAGATAATTCCTCAATTAACTGTGGTAGCAGGGTTTGAAATCGGAACTGGGTGTCATATAAATCCTGTATTCCCAGAAGATGCTGCCAAAGTTCTGAGGGAAGTACAAAACTCGGAATAG
- the LOC122279362 gene encoding photosynthetic NDH subunit of subcomplex B 2, chloroplastic, translating to MASFFPFSLPKPNIIRACSSSSATTLTIPETLDEKFGRKGIKFLESDNVPIVELTVRNGSSVRLRIPDAHVTSYKPKVYWKDDGFEEVLYTIPAGGADSTKAKGGIGLVINDVSEPGSKGSPLLSTSKWTVKDVDSDSIDALQVELSCTCGTLGITYVVSLYPLSMATAVIVKNNGRKAVTLTNAILSYFRFKKRGGAAIQGLRGCSYCSHPPLSSPFEILSPAEAMKAESPGWFSFGSEPEDKPGSWTLQDIPFTILKNKFTRVYAAPPKERLKAFFNTPPSKYETLDQGRELFFRVIRIGFEDIYLSSPGSLSEKYGKEYFICTGPASMLVPVVVKPGEDWRGAQVIEHDNL from the exons ATggcttctttttttcccttttctctacCAAAACCAAATATAATTAGGGCTTGTTCATCATCATCCGCAACCACCCTTACCATACCAGAGACTCTTGATGAGAAGTTCGGCCGGAAAGGCATCAAGTTCTTGGAGTCTGACAATGTTCCAATTGTTGAACTGACCGTCCGAAATGGCAGCTCCGTAAGGCTTCGAATACCCGATGCCCATGTCACTTCGTACAAGCCAAAAGTCTACTGGAAGGATGATGGATTCGAGGAGGTTCTTTATACGATTCCAGCTGGCGGTGCAGATTCTACGAAGGCCAAGGGTGGAATAGGCTTGGTCATCAATGACGTATCAGAACCTGGTTCTAAAGGGTCCCCTCTTCTCTCAACTTCTAAATGGACTGTTAAAGATGTTGATTCGGATTCCATCGATGCTCTTCAG GTTGAATTGAGCTGCACTTGTGGAACACTGGGTATTACCTATGTGGTTTCACTCTATCCACTAAGCATGGCAACAGCTGTTATAGTAAAGAACAATGGCCGCAAGGCAGTGACTTTAACAAATGCCATACTGagctattttagatttaaaaaacgAGGTGGGGCGGCCATCCAAGGTCTTCGGGGCTGTTCATACTGCTCACACCCGCCTCTATCTTCACCTTTTGAAATCTTATCTCCAGCAGAAGCAATGAAAGCCGAGTCTCCAGGATGGTTCTCTTTCGGTTCTGAGCCTGAAGATAAACCAGGCTCTTGGACTCTGCAAGATATACCTTTCACCATTTTGAAAAACAAGTTCACTCGAGTCTACGCTGCCCCTCCCAAAGAAAGATTGAAGGCATTTTTTAACACACCACCTTCAAAATATGAGACGCTTGATCAG GGACGTGAGCTCTTCTTCAGGGTGATACGGATaggttttgaagatatttatttATCCAGCCCAGGTTCCTTGTCAGAGAAGTATGGCAAGGAGTACTTTATCTGCACTGGCCCTGCTTCAATGCTGGTGCCCGTGGTTGTGAAACCCGGCGAAGATTGGAGGGGGGCACAGGTTATTGAGCACGATAATTTGTAA
- the LOC122279042 gene encoding uncharacterized protein LOC122279042 isoform X2, with protein sequence MPAQLLMAGVGLSPINGSSSLYTALSFSSTFHSTHLAASPSTCTRPQPRLHRWVPLVFSSSPSAAHLDHYAVLGLRRNASFAHVKRAYRLLARKVLSNETTRTQYDRDLKLQEDTDRRDRGKWNHRPECEDRARIYRWAEVRLKMQHERYWERHSYNITEENPSYDDSDEMSEEGSMDQEKGPFTEVLRSAFISIFILRTFGSRWSLTFSSLMAMFDRRLDAGYKIGYVIAWILGGSGGVLLTLCLSFASWVCGKTSSSIVALVVVAMWVASSLARYAPLPQGALLTLLYMSIKLQVELN encoded by the exons ATGCCGGCTCAACTCCTTATGGCGGGAGTGGGACTCTCCCCGATCAACGGCTCCTCTTCCTTATACACAGCCCTTTCCTTCTCCTCCACCTTCCATTCCACTCATCTTGCCGCCTCTCCATCCACCTGCACCCGACCCCAACCTCGCCTCCACCGCTGGGTCCCACTCGTTTTCTCTTCCTCCCCATCGGCTGCCCATCTCGACCACTACGCTGTTCTCGGTCTCCGGCGGAACGCCTCTTTCGCTCACGTCAAACGAGCTTACCGCCTTCTCGCCCGTAAG GTTCTATCTAATGAAACAACAAGGACTCAGTATGACCGAGACCTCAAATTGCAAGAAGACACTGACAGGCGAGATAGAGGAAAATGGAACCATAGGCCTGAATGTGAAGACAGGGCAAGGATTTATAGGTGGGCTGAAGTGAGGTTAAAAATGCAACATGAGAGATATTGGGAGCGCCATAGCTATAACATCACTGAGGAGAACCCCTCCTATGATGATTCGGATGAGATGTCTGAAGAAGGAAGTATGGATCAAGAGAAAGGACCCTTCACCGAAGTGCTTAGATCTGCctttatatctatatttattCTGCGGACCTTTGGTTCTAGATGGTCTCTCACCTTTAGTAGCCTCATGGCCATGTTTGATAGGAGGCTGGATGCAGGGTATAAGATTGGTTATGTAATCGCATGGATTTTGGGCGGGAGTGGTGGTGTTTTGCTGACTTTGTGCCTCTCTTTTGCAAGTTGGGTTTGTGGAAAAACCAGCAGCAGCATAGTTGCTCTGGTGGTGGTAGCCATGTGGGTAGCCTCCAGTTTGGCAAGGTATGCACCACTTCCACAGGGTGCTCTTCTCACTCTTTTGTACATGTCTATTAAGCTACAGGTCGAATTAAACTAA
- the LOC122279042 gene encoding uncharacterized protein LOC122279042 isoform X1 yields MPAQLLMAGVGLSPINGSSSLYTALSFSSTFHSTHLAASPSTCTRPQPRLHRWVPLVFSSSPSAAHLDHYAVLGLRRNASFAHVKRAYRLLARKYHPDVSKDLQSGEVFKRIRHAYEVLSNETTRTQYDRDLKLQEDTDRRDRGKWNHRPECEDRARIYRWAEVRLKMQHERYWERHSYNITEENPSYDDSDEMSEEGSMDQEKGPFTEVLRSAFISIFILRTFGSRWSLTFSSLMAMFDRRLDAGYKIGYVIAWILGGSGGVLLTLCLSFASWVCGKTSSSIVALVVVAMWVASSLARYAPLPQGALLTLLYMSIKLQVELN; encoded by the exons ATGCCGGCTCAACTCCTTATGGCGGGAGTGGGACTCTCCCCGATCAACGGCTCCTCTTCCTTATACACAGCCCTTTCCTTCTCCTCCACCTTCCATTCCACTCATCTTGCCGCCTCTCCATCCACCTGCACCCGACCCCAACCTCGCCTCCACCGCTGGGTCCCACTCGTTTTCTCTTCCTCCCCATCGGCTGCCCATCTCGACCACTACGCTGTTCTCGGTCTCCGGCGGAACGCCTCTTTCGCTCACGTCAAACGAGCTTACCGCCTTCTCGCCCGTAAG TATCATCCCGATGTTAGCAAAGACTTGCAATCTGGCGAGGTATTCAAGAGAATCAGGCATGCATATGAA GTTCTATCTAATGAAACAACAAGGACTCAGTATGACCGAGACCTCAAATTGCAAGAAGACACTGACAGGCGAGATAGAGGAAAATGGAACCATAGGCCTGAATGTGAAGACAGGGCAAGGATTTATAGGTGGGCTGAAGTGAGGTTAAAAATGCAACATGAGAGATATTGGGAGCGCCATAGCTATAACATCACTGAGGAGAACCCCTCCTATGATGATTCGGATGAGATGTCTGAAGAAGGAAGTATGGATCAAGAGAAAGGACCCTTCACCGAAGTGCTTAGATCTGCctttatatctatatttattCTGCGGACCTTTGGTTCTAGATGGTCTCTCACCTTTAGTAGCCTCATGGCCATGTTTGATAGGAGGCTGGATGCAGGGTATAAGATTGGTTATGTAATCGCATGGATTTTGGGCGGGAGTGGTGGTGTTTTGCTGACTTTGTGCCTCTCTTTTGCAAGTTGGGTTTGTGGAAAAACCAGCAGCAGCATAGTTGCTCTGGTGGTGGTAGCCATGTGGGTAGCCTCCAGTTTGGCAAGGTATGCACCACTTCCACAGGGTGCTCTTCTCACTCTTTTGTACATGTCTATTAAGCTACAGGTCGAATTAAACTAA